One Campylobacter concisus DNA segment encodes these proteins:
- the dcuC gene encoding C4-dicarboxylate transporter DcuC, protein MESFKLIAAILGIVAVVALLVLKKETRTVLIGVGLVLCLIALKPMGALSAFTDYMTKAGLIKAICASMGFAFVMKYTMCDKHLVALLTKPLKNVGFILIPVTTVLTYFINIAIPSAAGCSAAVGATLIPLLMASGVRPAMAGAAVFAGTFGSVLSPGSAHNIYVADLVKKTVEGYTVQDIIKVQIPSAFTALVIVVVMLTIVAILFKDYQKGTNFTIESGAASEEKSAFKVNLIYAIMPLVPLVILVIGGTSLAKDYSFLAWTKMGVAEAMILGAIIAIFATLTNPQKITKEFFNGMGHAYADVIGIIIAAGVFVAGLKACGAVDVVIAWLKTDQSYVKFGGTFVPFIMGIVTGSGDAATFAFNEAVTTNAAALGFEQDKLGMAAAIAGSLGRSASPIAGAAIVCAGIAMVSPVELAKRTFTGMFLSVVAIAFFVI, encoded by the coding sequence ATGGAATCATTCAAGCTAATTGCTGCCATTCTTGGCATCGTTGCAGTTGTAGCACTTCTAGTCTTAAAAAAAGAGACAAGAACGGTGCTAATAGGTGTTGGTTTGGTGCTTTGTTTAATCGCACTAAAACCTATGGGAGCACTAAGTGCTTTTACTGACTATATGACTAAAGCAGGGCTTATAAAAGCTATATGTGCTAGTATGGGTTTTGCTTTCGTTATGAAATATACAATGTGCGATAAGCACCTTGTTGCGCTTCTTACAAAGCCACTTAAAAACGTGGGATTTATCTTGATCCCTGTAACAACTGTGCTAACTTACTTTATAAATATCGCTATCCCTTCAGCTGCTGGCTGCTCTGCTGCTGTTGGTGCGACGCTTATACCACTTCTAATGGCCTCAGGCGTTCGCCCTGCGATGGCTGGTGCGGCTGTTTTTGCAGGCACATTTGGCTCAGTTCTAAGCCCAGGCTCTGCGCACAACATATATGTGGCAGACCTTGTTAAAAAGACAGTTGAGGGCTACACAGTTCAAGACATCATAAAAGTGCAAATTCCAAGCGCATTTACAGCTCTTGTTATCGTAGTTGTCATGCTAACTATCGTCGCAATATTATTTAAAGACTATCAAAAAGGTACAAATTTCACTATCGAAAGCGGTGCTGCTAGTGAAGAGAAGTCAGCGTTTAAAGTAAATTTGATCTACGCTATTATGCCACTTGTCCCACTTGTCATCTTAGTTATCGGCGGAACAAGCCTAGCAAAAGACTATAGCTTTTTGGCATGGACAAAGATGGGCGTTGCTGAGGCGATGATACTTGGTGCTATCATAGCTATCTTTGCTACGCTTACAAACCCACAAAAGATCACAAAAGAGTTCTTTAACGGCATGGGTCACGCTTACGCTGATGTTATCGGTATCATCATCGCAGCTGGCGTCTTTGTCGCAGGTCTAAAGGCGTGCGGAGCTGTTGATGTGGTCATCGCATGGCTAAAAACAGATCAAAGCTATGTTAAATTTGGCGGAACATTTGTGCCATTTATTATGGGTATAGTTACAGGCTCAGGCGACGCTGCTACATTTGCATTTAACGAAGCCGTCACAACAAATGCTGCTGCTCTTGGCTTTGAGCAAGATAAACTTGGTATGGCTGCAGCCATAGCTGGCTCACTTGGACGTTCAGCTTCTCCGATCGCTGGTGCAGCTATCGTTTGTGCTGGTATCGCTATGGTTAGCCCAGTCGAGCTTGCAAAAAGGACATTTACAGGCATGTTTCTCTCTGTTGTGGCGATCGCATTTTTCGTCATCTAA
- the pepE gene encoding dipeptidase PepE codes for MKNALLISASSYQDTGYLRHCKNWVKDFLGESGKEEILFIPYAGVRRSNDEYEQKVIDRLKNKNIKSIHHYEDKISAIKNASSIAVGGGNTFMLLYTLYKLNLVEPIKEAVANGAKYFGWSAGANIAGKTMMTTNDMPIIMPKSFDSLNIFPYQINPHFISGKLAGHNGESREERLEEFLIANPKETIYALPEGTALLIEDSEAEVIGHSEILKFEYQKEIEKIEVGTKFKI; via the coding sequence ATGAAAAATGCTTTACTAATCAGCGCTTCAAGCTACCAAGATACTGGCTACTTGAGACACTGCAAAAACTGGGTTAAGGACTTTTTGGGCGAGAGTGGCAAGGAGGAGATTTTATTTATCCCTTACGCTGGAGTTAGACGAAGTAATGACGAATACGAGCAAAAGGTGATCGACCGCTTAAAAAATAAAAATATAAAGTCGATCCACCACTACGAGGATAAAATTTCAGCTATCAAAAATGCTAGCAGTATCGCAGTTGGCGGCGGAAATACCTTTATGCTTCTTTACACGCTTTATAAGCTAAATTTAGTTGAGCCTATAAAAGAGGCTGTGGCAAACGGCGCAAAATACTTTGGCTGGTCAGCAGGCGCAAATATCGCTGGCAAGACGATGATGACGACAAATGATATGCCTATCATCATGCCAAAGTCCTTTGATAGCCTAAATATCTTCCCATATCAGATCAACCCGCACTTTATAAGTGGCAAACTAGCAGGTCATAACGGCGAGAGTAGGGAGGAGAGGCTAGAGGAGTTTTTGATAGCAAATCCAAAAGAGACTATCTACGCATTGCCTGAGGGCACGGCTTTGCTTATAGAGGATAGCGAAGCTGAGGTCATAGGACACAGCGAAATTTTAAAATTTGAGTATCAAAAAGAGATAGAAAAAATAGAAGTTGGAACTAAATTTAAAATCTAA
- a CDS encoding amidohydrolase: MDKIANLALSLKEDMIKDRRYFHSHPETGWFTFFTTAVLAKRLSELGYEVKLGEEVVKSDARLGVGSKEQCQKAIERAKSLLNPDEAKYLKCMKDGLTGLTAFIDTKRPGKFSAFRFDIDSVDVTESAEAAHRPCKEGFGSDIAGITHACGHDGHMAMGLALAKLIAKNLDDFNGKFKFIFQTAEEGTRGAVAMEAAGVLDGVEYLLGGHIGFQAETNGGIVCGTNKLLATSKFDVHITGRSAHAAGAPEEGANALLAAAQMALNMHGITRHAKGVTRINVGVLRAGEGRNVIAPNGYLACETRGEDTNLNEFMYKKCMDIVKGVSEIYDVDSKVVMTGGTSGANSDKEVTEIFYEAAKASPFIDDDKIVKELDFGACEDFAHFMRALQDRGAKSGYMMIGTNLKAGHHNSKFDFDEKCLVAGVDIYLRAAYKLNGAKK, from the coding sequence ATGGACAAAATAGCAAATTTAGCACTATCTTTAAAAGAGGATATGATCAAAGATCGCAGATACTTTCACTCGCACCCAGAAACTGGCTGGTTTACCTTTTTTACGACTGCGGTTTTGGCAAAAAGGCTTAGCGAGCTAGGATATGAAGTGAAGCTTGGCGAAGAGGTCGTAAAGAGCGATGCAAGGCTTGGAGTTGGCAGCAAAGAGCAGTGCCAAAAGGCGATCGAGCGGGCAAAAAGCCTTTTAAATCCTGATGAGGCAAAATACCTTAAATGCATGAAAGATGGCCTAACTGGGCTGACAGCCTTCATCGACACAAAAAGGCCTGGTAAATTTAGTGCATTTAGATTTGACATCGATAGCGTTGATGTGACAGAGAGCGCAGAGGCTGCTCATAGACCTTGCAAAGAGGGCTTTGGCTCAGATATTGCTGGTATCACGCACGCTTGTGGGCACGATGGACACATGGCGATGGGTCTAGCGCTTGCAAAGCTGATCGCTAAAAATTTAGATGATTTTAACGGTAAATTTAAATTTATATTTCAAACAGCAGAAGAGGGCACAAGAGGCGCTGTGGCTATGGAGGCTGCTGGGGTGCTTGATGGGGTTGAGTACCTACTTGGCGGACACATCGGCTTTCAAGCAGAAACAAATGGGGGCATAGTTTGTGGCACAAACAAACTGCTTGCAACTTCTAAATTTGACGTGCATATCACTGGTCGCTCAGCCCACGCAGCAGGAGCGCCAGAAGAGGGAGCAAACGCCCTTTTAGCCGCTGCTCAAATGGCTCTAAATATGCATGGCATCACAAGACATGCAAAGGGCGTGACTAGGATAAATGTGGGCGTTTTAAGAGCAGGCGAGGGCAGAAACGTCATAGCACCAAACGGCTATCTAGCTTGCGAAACAAGGGGCGAGGATACAAATTTAAATGAGTTTATGTATAAAAAATGCATGGATATCGTAAAAGGTGTGAGTGAAATTTATGACGTCGATAGCAAGGTCGTGATGACTGGTGGCACAAGCGGAGCAAACAGCGACAAAGAGGTGACTGAAATTTTCTATGAAGCAGCAAAAGCAAGTCCGTTTATAGATGACGATAAGATCGTTAAAGAGCTTGATTTTGGCGCTTGCGAGGACTTCGCTCACTTTATGAGAGCTTTGCAAGATAGGGGCGCAAAGAGCGGATATATGATGATCGGTACAAATTTAAAAGCAGGTCATCACAATAGCAAATTTGACTTTGACGAGAAGTGCTTGGTCGCTGGGGTTGATATCTATCTAAGGGCTGCTTACAAACTAAATGGAGCTAAAAAATGA
- the rnc gene encoding ribonuclease III, with amino-acid sequence MKNLEEFERSLGYKFKQTELLEEALTHKSTKQALNNERLEFLGDAVMDLLVAEYLFKKFSKIAEGDMSKLRAALVNEKSFANMARRLKMGEFLRLSQAEENNGGREKDSILSDAFEAVMGAIYLEAGLDKVREISISLLELCYPQIDFAHLEKDYKTALQEVTQATLGVIPTYELIGSFGPDHKKEFEIALLLNGKEISRAVGSSKKQAQQLAAKIALEKIKK; translated from the coding sequence ATGAAAAATTTAGAAGAATTTGAACGTAGTCTTGGGTATAAATTTAAACAAACTGAGCTTTTAGAAGAGGCGCTAACGCACAAGAGCACCAAGCAGGCGTTAAATAACGAAAGGCTCGAGTTTTTGGGCGATGCGGTGATGGATCTGCTCGTGGCTGAGTATCTTTTTAAGAAATTTAGCAAGATCGCAGAGGGCGACATGAGCAAACTTCGTGCCGCTCTTGTAAATGAAAAAAGCTTTGCAAATATGGCTAGACGGCTAAAAATGGGCGAGTTTTTAAGGCTTAGCCAAGCTGAGGAAAACAACGGCGGCAGAGAGAAAGATAGCATTTTAAGCGACGCATTTGAAGCGGTGATGGGGGCTATCTACCTTGAGGCTGGACTTGATAAAGTGCGAGAAATTTCTATTAGCCTGCTTGAGCTTTGCTATCCGCAGATCGACTTTGCGCACCTTGAAAAGGACTACAAAACAGCCCTTCAAGAGGTCACTCAAGCAACCCTTGGTGTCATACCAACATACGAGCTCATCGGCTCTTTTGGCCCTGATCACAAGAAAGAATTTGAGATAGCCCTGCTGCTAAATGGCAAGGAAATTTCACGAGCCGTTGGAAGCTCCAAAAAGCAAGCCCAGCAGCTCGCAGCAAAGATAGCGTTAGAAAAAATCAAAAAATAG
- the pepT gene encoding peptidase T: MDIVERFINYTKFNTTTNKENGLAGVMPSNPTEYELALFIKDELSSLGIKDIILQENAILIAKIPANCENAPSIAFFAHLDTSSEQKNDTKAKIVKYTGGDICLNEEQGIYLKFSDNPELKKYVGDDIVVTDGTSLLGADDKAAIASIVNMANFFMQNPEIKHGKIVICFVPDEEQGLLGAKALDVNLLGASFGYCLDCCEIGELIYENWNAADCTAIFKGVSAHPMNAKGKLVNSLLLAHKFISLLPGGEVPECTEGKEGYFWVKELSGNSAKTTLKIDIREFDEVKFQKRLEFLSDMASSFNKIYGDRCEITLKTRYENVFKFLKDENSLPIKLAKDAFSELNITPNIKPMRGGYDGAAISAKGVPTLNLFTGGNNFHSVFEYLPVSSLKAASEVIKKIVINAAK; this comes from the coding sequence ATGGATATCGTAGAGAGATTTATAAACTATACGAAATTTAACACCACGACAAATAAAGAGAATGGATTAGCAGGCGTCATGCCTTCTAATCCAACCGAGTATGAGCTGGCTCTTTTTATAAAAGATGAGCTTAGCTCGCTTGGCATAAAAGATATCATCTTGCAAGAGAATGCTATCTTGATAGCAAAGATACCTGCAAACTGCGAAAACGCTCCAAGTATCGCCTTTTTTGCGCACTTAGATACAAGTAGTGAGCAAAAAAACGACACAAAAGCTAAGATAGTAAAATACACAGGCGGCGACATCTGCCTAAACGAAGAGCAGGGCATCTATCTTAAATTTAGCGACAACCCAGAGCTTAAAAAATACGTTGGCGACGACATAGTCGTGACTGACGGCACTAGCTTGCTTGGCGCTGATGATAAGGCTGCGATCGCTAGTATCGTAAATATGGCTAACTTTTTCATGCAAAATCCTGAGATCAAGCACGGCAAGATCGTGATCTGCTTCGTGCCTGATGAGGAGCAGGGCTTGCTTGGTGCAAAGGCGCTTGATGTAAATTTGCTAGGAGCTAGTTTTGGCTACTGCTTAGACTGCTGCGAGATAGGCGAGCTAATATACGAAAACTGGAACGCAGCTGACTGCACGGCGATCTTTAAAGGCGTTTCGGCTCATCCGATGAACGCAAAGGGCAAGCTTGTAAATTCGCTACTTCTTGCGCATAAATTTATCTCTCTTTTGCCAGGCGGTGAAGTGCCAGAGTGCACCGAGGGCAAAGAGGGCTACTTCTGGGTAAAAGAGCTTAGCGGAAACAGTGCAAAAACGACGCTCAAGATCGACATAAGAGAATTTGACGAGGTGAAATTTCAAAAAAGGCTTGAGTTTTTAAGCGACATGGCAAGCTCTTTTAACAAAATTTATGGAGATCGTTGCGAGATCACGCTAAAAACACGCTATGAAAATGTCTTTAAGTTCTTAAAAGATGAAAACTCACTGCCTATAAAACTAGCAAAAGATGCCTTTAGTGAGCTAAATATCACGCCAAACATAAAGCCGATGCGAGGCGGATATGACGGTGCGGCGATCTCTGCAAAGGGCGTGCCAACGCTAAATTTATTCACAGGCGGAAATAACTTTCACTCCGTCTTCGAGTACTTGCCAGTTAGCAGCCTAAAAGCCGCAAGCGAAGTCATTAAAAAAATCGTAATTAACGCTGCTAAATAA
- a CDS encoding tetratricopeptide repeat protein, translating into MDIFFIGHRDPIFSLIILFSIILMIAALSYAWGIFSSKDEKKRIEKFIKKFDSKDGISDEHKQMLKSPEVDIPSLSMLGQTFAKNGDFEKSIGVYLIALEKVKDKNEKEFILNELGEVYFKAGFLKKASEIFEKALELSPRNVLALRFLTMIDEKLKNYKEALYALNSLEELGTNVKDQKAYIKAISTLDDRNLSFSEKVEILSHLSQNFELLKRMILALFIRHNENLENLKDFAKFEDVLDLLYNLKTPINLDDAKYKSLFYAKGDIEGPCEIYGFELNVIKRLKDAKFDAAGLSFNYVCKNCKNSFPMHFYRCPVCHELGSVKILSHITEKASEDSNTF; encoded by the coding sequence GTGGATATTTTTTTCATTGGACACAGAGATCCGATATTTAGCCTTATTATTCTATTTAGTATCATCTTGATGATCGCCGCTTTAAGCTATGCTTGGGGCATATTTTCTAGCAAAGATGAGAAAAAACGCATCGAGAAATTTATCAAGAAATTTGACAGCAAAGATGGCATAAGCGACGAGCACAAGCAGATGCTAAAAAGCCCAGAAGTAGATATACCAAGCCTTAGCATGCTAGGTCAGACCTTCGCTAAAAATGGCGACTTTGAAAAATCGATCGGCGTCTATCTCATCGCACTTGAAAAGGTAAAAGATAAAAACGAGAAAGAATTTATCCTAAACGAGCTTGGAGAGGTCTATTTTAAGGCTGGATTTTTAAAAAAAGCTAGTGAAATCTTTGAAAAAGCGCTTGAGCTAAGCCCTAGAAACGTCCTCGCACTGCGCTTTTTAACGATGATAGATGAGAAGCTTAAAAACTATAAAGAAGCGCTTTATGCACTAAATTCTCTTGAAGAGCTAGGGACAAATGTAAAAGATCAAAAGGCCTATATAAAGGCGATTAGCACGCTTGATGATAGAAATTTAAGCTTTAGCGAAAAGGTAGAAATTCTCTCGCACCTTAGTCAAAATTTTGAGCTTTTAAAGCGCATGATCTTAGCCCTTTTCATAAGACACAATGAAAATTTAGAAAATTTAAAAGATTTTGCCAAATTTGAAGATGTGCTAGACCTGCTTTACAACCTAAAAACGCCTATAAATTTAGACGATGCAAAATACAAATCACTCTTTTACGCAAAGGGCGATATAGAAGGTCCATGTGAAATTTACGGCTTTGAGCTAAATGTCATAAAAAGGCTAAAGGACGCTAAATTTGACGCAGCTGGGCTAAGCTTTAACTACGTTTGCAAAAACTGCAAAAACTCATTTCCTATGCACTTTTACCGCTGTCCAGTCTGTCACGAGCTAGGAAGTGTCAAAATTTTATCCCACATCACAGAAAAAGCAAGTGAAGATAGTAACACTTTTTAG
- the dnaG gene encoding DNA primase: protein MIDPKSIEKLKNQIDIVNIIEQYIPVKKMGSSYKCVCPFHDDKNPSMSINQNKQMYHCFACKAGGDAVKFVMDYEKLTYPEAIEKIAQISNFSLEYTNDKVPTQKENKHILEKVNAFYRSEFYKNEAAVRYIKSRGINDAMIEKFELGWAGDSKSTIRLLQNENIEPKEALEVGIVKQNEKGIYASFIERITFPIYSHTTRLVGFGGRTISDHPAKYVNSPQSAVFDKSKLLYGYHLARQSIFEKNQIIITEGYLDVIMLHYAGFTNAVAVLGTALTTSHLPLLKRGEISVVLCFDGDGAGINAAIKSAHLLSINKIDTKVVIISNGADPADMVFAGKIKELSELFGSGEDAVKFYIEKIMQKYDITRSVQRDNCLSEIKAYMDELGEEIASSYVTEVAARFNLTPQSVADRFGLKQKPKNEAKFKREFRKKDKDEFSNSVMVDEVPAVMNKDPLEFALFKTMLNNPNYRDEILSKLGARYFIKHPEYLNAILYRYDVNDEQMVREILMDENIHEIIDATTLQKAILNMQIAFYENEQQILKGSDNPNKIEILEKLLFIIKDLKTQLYKI from the coding sequence ATGATAGATCCAAAATCCATTGAAAAATTAAAAAACCAAATAGACATTGTTAATATCATCGAGCAGTATATCCCAGTTAAAAAGATGGGCTCAAGCTACAAGTGTGTCTGTCCGTTTCACGACGACAAAAACCCAAGCATGAGCATAAATCAAAACAAACAGATGTATCACTGCTTTGCCTGCAAAGCTGGCGGAGATGCGGTTAAATTTGTGATGGATTATGAAAAGCTAACCTACCCAGAGGCGATAGAAAAGATCGCTCAAATTTCAAATTTTAGCCTTGAATACACAAATGACAAGGTGCCAACGCAAAAAGAAAATAAGCACATTTTAGAAAAGGTAAATGCCTTTTATAGAAGTGAGTTTTACAAAAATGAAGCGGCTGTGAGATATATCAAGTCGCGCGGCATAAATGACGCTATGATCGAGAAATTTGAGCTTGGCTGGGCTGGGGATAGTAAAAGTACCATTAGGCTTTTACAAAATGAAAACATAGAGCCAAAAGAGGCGCTTGAAGTTGGCATAGTAAAGCAAAATGAGAAGGGAATTTACGCTAGTTTCATAGAGCGCATAACATTTCCTATCTACTCGCACACTACAAGGCTAGTTGGCTTTGGCGGCAGAACGATCTCAGACCACCCTGCAAAATATGTAAATTCTCCTCAAAGTGCGGTCTTTGACAAGTCAAAGCTACTCTATGGCTACCACCTAGCTAGGCAAAGCATCTTTGAGAAAAATCAGATAATAATCACTGAGGGCTACCTTGACGTCATTATGCTTCACTACGCTGGCTTTACAAACGCTGTTGCTGTGCTTGGCACAGCACTTACAACAAGCCACTTACCGCTTTTAAAAAGGGGCGAGATAAGCGTAGTGCTTTGCTTTGACGGCGATGGCGCTGGCATAAATGCAGCCATAAAGTCGGCTCACCTGCTAAGCATAAATAAGATAGATACAAAAGTAGTCATCATAAGTAATGGCGCAGATCCTGCTGATATGGTCTTTGCAGGCAAGATAAAGGAGCTTAGTGAGCTCTTTGGCTCAGGCGAGGACGCGGTGAAATTTTATATAGAAAAGATCATGCAAAAGTATGATATAACCCGCTCAGTGCAAAGAGATAACTGCCTTAGTGAGATAAAAGCCTATATGGACGAGCTTGGAGAGGAGATAGCAAGCTCGTATGTGACAGAGGTTGCGGCAAGATTTAACCTCACTCCACAAAGCGTGGCAGATAGGTTTGGACTAAAGCAGAAGCCAAAAAATGAAGCTAAATTTAAAAGAGAATTTAGAAAAAAAGATAAAGATGAATTTAGCAACTCTGTCATGGTGGATGAGGTGCCAGCTGTGATGAACAAAGACCCGCTTGAGTTTGCACTTTTTAAAACCATGCTAAATAACCCAAACTACAGAGATGAGATACTCTCAAAACTTGGAGCTAGATACTTCATAAAGCATCCTGAGTATCTAAACGCCATCCTTTATAGATACGACGTGAACGATGAGCAGATGGTTAGAGAAATTTTAATGGACGAAAATATCCATGAGATCATCGATGCAACCACTTTGCAAAAGGCTATTTTAAATATGCAAATCGCATTTTACGAGAACGAACAGCAAATTTTAAAAGGCTCTGACAACCCAAATAAGATAGAAATTTTAGAAAAACTGCTATTTATCATCAAAGATCTCAAGACTCAGCTTTATAAAATTTAA
- a CDS encoding M20 family metallo-hydrolase, with protein sequence MIDAKRFERNFNAISEFGALKGGGLTRLAFSKEDLEAREFLINLIEKNGFKLKIDNVGNIYAIYDEGCEADAKPVCVGSHIDSVPNGGFYDGTLGVMAGLEALTAIKEAGIKLKRPLWLINFSCEESSRFKTATIGSKIISGKLSQQRLHELKDEDGISLFEAMSAAGFKPQNLDEAILKENSLHAYLELHIEQGPVLERSGISVGVVSGIAAPIRFEITIQGKADHSGATPMNMRSDALLAASHIIIAANKFAKNKKTAVATVGYAHAKPGVLNVVPGEARLGVDLRDIDKASLEELNLELRNFVGELSHELKFSYEIRELSSDEPVKLSKHAINLLEDEAKKLGIKTLTLPSGAGHDAMNLTKLASSVGMLFIPCVDGISHNIAEAINFKDAVAATKILTNALIRLSNEE encoded by the coding sequence ATGATAGACGCTAAAAGATTTGAGAGAAATTTTAACGCTATAAGCGAGTTTGGAGCGCTAAAAGGTGGTGGGCTAACAAGGCTAGCCTTTAGCAAAGAGGACCTTGAAGCAAGAGAATTTCTTATAAATTTGATAGAAAAAAATGGCTTTAAACTTAAAATTGACAATGTCGGCAACATCTATGCCATCTATGATGAGGGCTGCGAAGCGGACGCGAAGCCAGTTTGCGTGGGCTCTCACATAGATAGCGTGCCAAATGGCGGCTTTTATGACGGCACACTTGGCGTTATGGCTGGTCTTGAGGCACTAACTGCGATAAAAGAGGCTGGCATCAAGCTAAAACGCCCGCTTTGGCTCATAAATTTTAGCTGCGAGGAGTCAAGCCGTTTTAAGACAGCGACTATCGGCAGCAAGATAATAAGCGGCAAACTAAGCCAGCAAAGACTTCATGAGCTAAAAGATGAAGATGGCATCTCGCTTTTTGAGGCGATGAGTGCGGCTGGGTTTAAACCACAAAATTTAGATGAAGCCATCCTAAAAGAAAACTCCCTACACGCATACTTAGAGCTTCACATAGAGCAAGGTCCAGTTTTAGAGCGAAGCGGTATAAGCGTTGGTGTGGTAAGTGGGATCGCAGCGCCAATTAGATTTGAGATCACAATACAGGGCAAGGCTGATCACAGCGGCGCAACTCCTATGAATATGCGTAGTGACGCCCTGCTTGCCGCTTCACACATCATAATCGCAGCCAATAAATTTGCCAAAAACAAAAAAACAGCTGTCGCAACCGTTGGCTACGCGCATGCAAAACCAGGCGTTTTAAACGTCGTGCCAGGTGAGGCAAGGCTAGGCGTTGATCTAAGAGATATAGACAAGGCTAGCTTAGAGGAGTTAAATTTAGAGCTTAGAAATTTTGTGGGTGAGCTAAGCCATGAGCTTAAATTTAGCTACGAGATAAGAGAGCTAAGTAGCGACGAGCCAGTAAAACTAAGCAAACACGCCATAAATTTACTTGAAGATGAAGCCAAAAAGCTTGGCATAAAAACGCTTACTTTGCCAAGTGGGGCTGGACATGATGCGATGAATTTAACAAAGCTTGCAAGTAGCGTTGGCATGCTCTTTATCCCTTGCGTGGATGGTATTAGCCACAACATTGCAGAGGCGATAAATTTCAAAGACGCAGTAGCCGCAACAAAAATTTTAACAAACGCACTAATAAGACTTTCAAACGAGGAGTAG
- a CDS encoding argininosuccinate synthase domain-containing protein, whose protein sequence is MKALALFSGGLDSMLSMKIISDQGIEVVALYMDTGFGVDEEKHEVLRRRAALAGASLKVVDMRNEYLRDVLFSPKYGYGKQFNPCIDCHGYMFKTALNMLKSENANFIITGEVVGQRPMSQRRDALFQVKRLADDEDDLVLRPMCAKLLPPTKPEREGWVDRERLLDISGRDRKPQLALAKKFGFEDFATPGGGCLLTIESFAVKIKDYLKFDKEMRDIDVTWLKLGRHLRLVDGAKMIIGRDESDNNALLAHPNDKFEQVKFKESDDIVGAVSFISKNASKADKELAARLALAYTKASKDVEFEVSIANEKFIIKPEDKKLAQEFFVK, encoded by the coding sequence ATGAAGGCTTTAGCTTTGTTTAGCGGAGGGCTTGATAGCATGCTCTCTATGAAAATAATAAGCGATCAGGGTATCGAAGTGGTCGCACTTTATATGGATACTGGATTTGGCGTGGATGAGGAGAAGCACGAAGTTTTAAGGCGCCGTGCAGCCTTGGCTGGGGCTAGCCTAAAGGTGGTTGATATGAGAAATGAGTATCTTCGCGACGTGCTTTTTAGCCCAAAATACGGCTATGGCAAGCAGTTTAACCCTTGTATCGACTGCCACGGATATATGTTTAAAACCGCTCTTAATATGCTAAAAAGCGAAAATGCAAATTTTATAATCACAGGCGAAGTCGTAGGACAAAGGCCGATGAGCCAGCGCAGAGACGCACTTTTTCAGGTTAAGCGCCTAGCTGATGACGAGGATGATCTAGTGCTTCGTCCGATGTGCGCTAAGCTCTTGCCACCAACTAAGCCAGAGCGCGAGGGCTGGGTCGATAGAGAGAGGCTACTTGACATAAGCGGGCGTGATAGAAAGCCGCAACTTGCTTTGGCGAAGAAATTTGGCTTTGAGGACTTTGCAACGCCCGGAGGTGGGTGTTTGCTAACGATCGAGAGCTTTGCAGTAAAGATAAAAGACTACTTGAAATTTGACAAAGAGATGCGAGATATCGACGTTACGTGGCTAAAACTTGGTAGGCATCTGCGCCTGGTAGATGGCGCTAAAATGATAATAGGGCGTGATGAGAGCGACAATAACGCACTTTTGGCTCATCCAAATGATAAATTTGAGCAAGTGAAATTTAAAGAGAGCGACGACATCGTGGGAGCTGTTAGCTTCATAAGCAAAAACGCTAGTAAAGCTGACAAAGAGCTTGCTGCAAGGCTCGCGCTAGCTTACACAAAAGCTAGCAAAGATGTTGAATTTGAAGTTAGCATCGCTAATGAGAAATTTATCATCAAACCTGAAGATAAAAAGCTAGCGCAAGAGTTTTTTGTGAAGTAA
- the rnhA gene encoding ribonuclease HI, whose protein sequence is MKIVTLFSDGSCLGNPGAGGWAYILRFNEAQKKESGGEAYTTNNQMELKAAIMGLKALKEPCEVRLFTDSSYVANSINEWLANWQKRNFKNVKNVELWQEYLEISKPHKVVASWVKGHAGHPENEECDQMARDEALKIKDENKI, encoded by the coding sequence GTGAAGATAGTAACACTTTTTAGTGACGGCTCATGCCTTGGAAACCCTGGAGCTGGCGGCTGGGCTTATATATTGAGATTTAACGAAGCGCAGAAAAAAGAAAGTGGCGGCGAGGCATATACGACAAATAACCAAATGGAGCTAAAAGCTGCGATAATGGGGCTAAAAGCGCTAAAAGAGCCCTGCGAGGTAAGGCTCTTTACCGATAGCTCATACGTGGCAAATAGCATAAATGAGTGGCTTGCAAACTGGCAAAAGAGAAATTTCAAAAATGTAAAAAATGTCGAGCTTTGGCAGGAGTATTTAGAGATTTCAAAGCCGCATAAAGTCGTGGCTAGCTGGGTCAAGGGGCATGCTGGACACCCTGAAAACGAGGAGTGCGACCAGATGGCAAGAGACGAGGCATTAAAAATAAAAGATGAGAATAAGATATGA